The Anolis carolinensis isolate JA03-04 chromosome 1, rAnoCar3.1.pri, whole genome shotgun sequence genome window below encodes:
- the npm1 gene encoding nucleophosmin, giving the protein MEDTDMDSMGSLRPQTFLFGCELKGDKPFHFKVNDEENEHQLSLRTVSLGAGAKDDLHVVEAEALDYEGNQITVTLASLKMSVQPTVSLGGFEITPPVTLRLKCGSGPVYVSGQHLVALEEEPESEDEEDDKVQHNMAKRPAGVTLAKVPQKKAKLTEDDDEDDEDDEDDDEDDDDEEDDDDDMEEDEEEEKTPVKKPARDLAVKKTQKSNQNGKDSKPTTPKQKTPETHKEKKPQTPKTPKTFTLEEIKAKMQAVVQKGTALPKAEAKFANYVKNCYRTEDQKVIQALWQWRQTL; this is encoded by the exons ATGGAGGACACCGACATGGACAGCATGGGCTCCCTTCGGCCACAAACCTTCCTTTTCG GATGTGAACTAAAAGGGGACAAGCCATTTCATTTCAAGGTTAATGATGAAGAAAATGAACACCAGCTCTCTTTAAGAACG GTTAGTTTAGGAGCTGGTGCTAAAGATGACTTGCATGTTGTCGAAGCAGAAGCTTTGGATTATGAAGGCAACCAGATCACAGTCACACTGGCATCATTGAAAATGTCAGTTCAACCTACG GTTTCATTAGGTGGGTTTGAAATTACACCACCCGTCACCCTCAGATTGAAGTGTGGCTCAGGGCCTGTTTATGTGAGCGGCCAGCATCTTGTAG ctttagaGGAAGAACCAGAATCTGAAGATGAAGAGGATGATAAGGTTCAACACAATATGGCAAAAAGACCTGCAGGTGTGACTTTGGCTAAAGTTCCTCAG AAAAAAGCAAAGCTGActgaagatgatgatgaggatgatgaggatgacgaAGATgacgatgaggatgatgatgatgaaga agacgatgatgatgatatggaggaagacgaggaggaagaaaagactcCAGTCAAAAAG CCTGCCCGAGATTTGGCTGTGAAAAAGACAcaaaaatcaaaccaaaatggAAAAGATTCTAAGCCGACAACTCCGAAGCAGAAA ACTCCAGAAACCCATAAAGAAAAGAAACCACAGACTCCAAAAACACCAAAAACATTCACTTTGGAGGAAATAAAAGCAAAAATGCAGGCAGTTGTACAAAAG GGAACTGCTCTTCCTAAAGCAGAAGCCAAGTTTGCAAATTATGTTAAAAACTGCTACAGGACAGAAGACCAGAAG GTTATTCAAGCACTCTGGCAATGGAGGCAGACCCTGTAA